The Rubrobacter indicoceani genome has a segment encoding these proteins:
- a CDS encoding MHS family MFS transporter codes for MFITFGTAYAVQLGFEASNATTGLLVAQVAALVCVPLAAGISDSIGRRPVHGRGGDARGQLLYHLRPL; via the coding sequence GTGTTCATCACCTTCGGTACGGCCTACGCCGTGCAGCTGGGCTTCGAGGCTTCGAACGCAACGACCGGGCTTCTCGTGGCGCAGGTAGCCGCCCTTGTGTGCGTCCCGCTGGCCGCGGGGATCTCCGACTCCATCGGAAGAAGACCGGTACATGGCCGGGGCGGTGATGCTCGCGGTCAGCTCCTTTATCATCTTCGGCCTCTTTAA